The proteins below come from a single Myxocyprinus asiaticus isolate MX2 ecotype Aquarium Trade chromosome 28, UBuf_Myxa_2, whole genome shotgun sequence genomic window:
- the asxl1 gene encoding putative Polycomb group protein ASXL1 isoform X3 has protein sequence MKDKQKRKKERTWAEAARMVLENFSDAPMTPKQILHVIQTKGLKEMRSGTAPLACLVTMLHSQVRGDRVKNSIFFKLPGRMSLFTLKKNALQWTKSPTATESGDASSTPTASTTAIVGAAEGVEQESCDSTETGAASCENDASVDETSSSASCSTEPQTRLSRSSQSGRPRKKAVMMPRVVLTPLKVNGEHVPSGPMKRNRGGVEVDFETPGSILVNTNIRALINTRTFAAFPTHSQQQLLQLLPEVDRQVGPDGLARLSSSALNNEFFTHASQSWKERLAEGEFTHEMQVRFRQEMEKEKKVEAWKEKFFEEYHGQRSGLTREEALKLTMSDAGDVAGAVPDSDSATVATPKRRSVGRRRREGRIRRRSRADLRRRARRTLCKTTTAVVPPAEPTESSATTDVVPSVASPVPEDTVVQGEVVLQPDLGLEAPAEDLSAEAVPSPVPVPTPPPASTSSTCDEPEASTCLLPEVAEPTVASTSSPSSSSSSTSSSSSPSSSPSSASDRQAFAASSDSSSSSSSSMAAVATDPLDDGASVITTGTAGTGASSRESSPAASPSTASPALQLKEQKRRPDESQAFTSFPEKRARLDERQSFRNTVDCVHSEKPQPTTEEPKVPPIRIQLSRIKPPWVKGTPTYQICPRIVPPSEGSRRCGTGARTLADIKARAQQARAQREAAAAVAASGDGGGPGGSGPGDGTGIPDRSSGRRSREHPGPIEPGGGGGRVDLEEQESPASSHSSGAQLQLSSVDSTDRPQASTPLTAPSPSSVSSNPSLPSSESPKTLTLSPPATDSPVSQDQVEEICGVEEVTACPSDKASEQTLDTPVPTPSESESFCSHQEGRAEETESSESRTTTPVCTSASNDAISLVPTSIPDSLPRFGAQGVDVIRTLAAASQPWEGEQNGVEHHPGTTGVIQHGSDLKIPKEMLVTVRNGWVEGSEQHSMREGLLPEHKNGGGDTDAKYESGSLPCLPGNAADEDTGAHSDSTETASDFENEIQDDEAVDWHGTRIDSNSIQSLNTKSQSQPVIQTSSRFASSMLSPPQHQQPVIQAHVSNPTHTQTVIQARFPNGVPNQTVIQPQMQHTIHTLAINHAHDQTATAPPQAQVQAYLPQAERDQSRNLRLNDNSNGVKLFVPTEDENKTLSRGPAEDFGLKNSPVPPVGRRVSTQGSTRPVSSVEANNPLVTQLLQGSLPLEKVLPQPHSVSKLEINRLPGAPAGNAANRQPGGPPRNLGQRFRGTSEMGGSIEPGGSDFQNKGPSARVSPGPSRNFGSSSPGSAQSRMACLFEEASPRSTNVQISSQQPGGPVPPGAVPVITPLPSNSVARTSMEINSQNAPVYESAVIKEHPGSQPPRGETPQRSAGFQQHPNNLSQSMCRTTPDAPSPPNSDLCPYEVVPTVKINWRPTKPQPPQPRTYQQQLSPVATVKNEVASRPSCQQALTKNSPAPISGGNTSVVITKKEPLSSLDSFHGGGGAMEGLLNMEMSLARMAKKEQIKNSYGRQTDTSASPVSSCPSSSASNLPYQLYGKLPKLKQSGVSGGSSTSFSYTANVSVVDGSGFSRSLADGVLQLRPRMSVSSAGGQKSTLSIQAFADSAAEEVALKCSCRLKAMIMCQGCGAFCHDDCIGPSKLCVSCLVVR, from the exons CCTCTGTGGATGAGACCTCTTCCAGTGCCTCTTGCTCCACAGAACCACAGACCAGACTGAGTCGCTCCTCACAG TCAGGGAGACCGAGGAAGAAAGCAGTGATGATGCCCCGTGTAGTGCTCACTCCTCTCAAGGTCAACGGTGAACACGTCCCATCAG GTCCCATGAAGAGGAACAGAGGAGGAGTGGAAGTGGATTTTGAGACTCCAGGCTCCATCCTGGTCAACACCAACATTCGTGCTCTCATCAACACACGCACTTTTGCTGCTTTTCCCACTCACTCTCAGCAGCAactcctccagcttctcccagaggTGGACAGACAG GTTGGCCCTGATGGCCTTGCACGGCTAAGCAGCTCAGCCCTCAATAACGAATTCTTCACTCATGCCTCCCAGAGCTGGAAAGAGCGGCTAGCTGAGG GCGAGTTCACACATGAGATGCAAGTTCGGTTCAGGCAAGAGATGGAGAAGGAGAAGAAAGTAGAGGCATGGAAGGAGAAATTCTTTGAGGAGTATCATGGTCAAAG GTCTGGCTTGACTAGAGAGGAGGCATTAAAACTCACAATGAGTGATGCGGGAGATGTTGCAGGTGCTGTTCCAGACTCTGATTCTGCCACAGTGGCTACACCGAAAAGGCGAAGTGTTGGAAGAAGACGGAGGGAAGGCCGTATCAGACGCCGTTCACGAGCTGACCTTAGACGCAGAGCTCGTCGCACACTTTGCAAAACTACGACTGCAGTTGTACCACCTGCAGAACCAACGGAGAGCAGTGCAACCACAGATGTTGTACCGTCAGTTGCATCACCAGTCCCAGAAGATACAGTAGTTCAGGGAGAGGTGGTCCTTCAACCAGACCTTGGACTGGAAGCTCCAGCAGAAGACCTCTCTGCAGAGGCAGTCCCCTCCCCTGTTCCTGTACCTACCCCTCCTCCAGCCTCCACTAGCTCAACATGTGATGAACCAGAAGCCTCCACATGCCTGCTGCCTGAAGTGGCCGAACCAACTGTTGCATCCACCTCCTCGCcctcctcatcttcctcttcaacatcatcatcatcgtcgccCTCTTCATCTCCCTCCTCTGCCTCAGACAGACAGGCTTTTGCCGCAAGCTCGGactcttcttcttcctcttcctcctccatgGCTGCTGTTGCTACAGACCCGCTTGATGACGGGGCTTCAGTCATTACAACTGGCACAGCAGGCACAGGTGCAAGCAGCAGGGAGAGCAGCCCAGCAGCCAGTCCCTCCACAGCAAGCCCAGCTCTTCAGCTCAAAGAGCAGAAGAGGAGGCCAGACGAGTCCCAGGCCTTTACCAGCTTTCCCGAGAAAAGGGCGCGGCTGGATGAGCGTCAGTCCTTTCGTAACACAGTTGACTGTGTGCACTCAGAAAAGCCACAACCTACAACAGAGGAGCCTAAAGTCCCGCCAATCCGG ATACAGCTCTCCCGGATCAAACCGCCCTGGGTCAAGGGGACGCCAACGTACCAAATCTGTCCCCGCATCGTGCCTCCCAGTGAAGGGTCGCGGCGCTGTGGGACGGGGGCGCGGACCCTGGCAGACATCAAAGCCCGTGCACAGCAAGCCCGTGCCCAGCGGGAAGCCGCTGCTGCTGTTGCAGCCTCTGGGGATGGGGGAGGGCCTGGGGGGAGCGGCCCGGGGGATGGTACTGGGATACCGGATCGCTCCAGCGGGAGGCGTTCAAGAGAGCACCCAGGTCCCATTGaacctggaggaggaggaggacgaGTTGATTTGGAGGAGCAGGAATCGCCTGCGAGCTCTCATTCATCTGGAGCACAACTACAGTTGTCCAGTGTAGATTCAACTGACAGGCCTCAAGCCTCAACCCCCCTAACTGCACCATCTCCATCCTCTGTGTCCTCAAACCCATCTCTGCCATCATCAGAGTCTCCAAAAACACTCACACTATCACCACCTGCAACTGACAGCCCTGTGTCTCAGGACCAGGTGGAGGAGATTTGTGGAGTGGAAGAGGTGACTGCCTGTCCAAGTGATAAAGCCTCAGAGCAGACCTTAGACACCCCAGTGCCTACGCCAAGTGAATCCGAGTCTTTTTGCAGTCACCAAGAGGGGAGAGCTGAGGAGACAGAGTCCAGTGAGAGTAGAACAACTACGCCTGTTTGCACATCAGCATCAAATGATGCCATTTCTTTAGTCCCCACCTCTATACCAGACTCGCTGCCAAGATTTGGTGCCCAGGGCGTGGATGTCATCAGGACCCTGGCAGCAGCTTCTCAACCCTGGGAAGGTGAACAGAATGGTGTGGAGCATCACCCAGGGACAACTGGTGTTATCCAGCATGGCTCAGACTTGAAAATACCCAAAGAGATGCTTGTTACTGTCCGAAATGGATGGGTAGAAGGTAGTGAACAGCATTCCATGAGAGAGGGGTTGTTACCAGAACATAAGAATGGTGGGGGTGATACCGATGCCAAATATGAATCAGGCTCTCTACCTTGTCTACCAGGAAATGCTGCAGACGAAGACACTGGAGCACACAGTGATTCAACAGAGACTGCATCAGACTTTGAaaatgaaattcaagatgacGAAGCAGTAGACTGGCATGGAACACGGATTGATAGTAACAGCATACAATCTCTGAATACAAAATCGCAGAGTCAACCTGTTATTCAGACCTCAAGTCGGTTTGCTTCATCAATGTTGAGTCCTCCCCAACACCAGCAACCAGTCATACAGGCCCATGTTTCTAACCCCACCCACACTCAAACTGTCATCCAGGCTCGCTTCCCTAATGGTGTGCCAAACCAGACAGTCATTCAGCCTCAAATGCAGCATACAATCCATACCCTTGCTATAAACCATGCTCATGACCAGACTGCTACTGCACCCCCTCAAGCCCAAGTGCAAGCATATCTCCCACAGGCAGAAAGGGACCAAAGCAGAAATCTACGGCTGAATGATAACAGCAATGGTGTGAAGCTCTTTGTCCCAACAGAAGATGAAAACAAAACTCTCAGCAGAGGGCCTGCAGAGGATTTTGGACTAAAAAATTCTCCAGTTCCTCCAGTTGGCAGAAGAGTCTCTACTCAAGGCTCAACTCGACCAGTTTCCTCAGTAGAGGCCAACAATCCTCTTGTCACCCAGCTTCTTCAAGGTAGCTTACCTTTAGAGAAGGTTTTACCCCAGCCTCACTCAGTCAGCAAACTTGAAATTAACAGACTTCCAGGTGCCCCTGCGGGAAACGCAGCAAATCGCCAACCTGGAGGACCTCCAAGAAACTTGGGTCAACGATTTAGAGGCACATCTGAGATGGGAGGGTCTATTGAACCTGGTGGCTCTGACTTTCAGAACAAAGGCCCATCAGCTCGCGTATCTCCTGGACCTAGTCGGAACTTTGGTTCTTCCTCACCAGGTTCTGCTCAGTCACGAATGGCGTGCTTGTTTGAGGAAGCTAGCCCAAGATCAACAAATGTTCAAATCAGTTCTCAACAACCAGGAGGTCCAGTGCCCCCAGGAGCGGTACCTGTGATAACACCCCTCCCCTCAAACTCCGTTGCCAGGACCTCAATGGAAATTAACTCTCAAAATGCTCCAGTTTATGAATCAGCTGTCATTAAAGAGCACCCTGGATCTCAGCCTCCACGGGGTGAAACTCCACAGAGGTCTGCTGGGTTTCAACAGCATCCAAACAATCTCTCCCAGTCTATGTGTAGAACTACACCTGATGCTCCCTCACCTCCAAACAGTGACCTTTGTCCCTATGAGGTTGTACCTACTGTTAAGATTAACTGGCGCCCAACCAAACCCCAACCACCTCAACCTCGGACATATCAGCAACAGCTCTCCCCTGTAGCTACAGTAAAGAATGAAGTCGCCTCACGCCCTTCGTGCCAACAAGCTCTTACCAAAAACTCACCTGCTCCTATCAGTGGTGGCAATACTTCTGTTGTAATAACCAAAAAGGAGCCTCTGAGCTCTCTGGACAGTTTTCATGGTGGTGGTGGAGCTATGGAAGGACTGCTAAATATGGAAATGTCTCTTGCCAGAATGGCCAAAAAGGAGCAAATTAAGAACTCTTATGGCCGCCAAACAGACACCTCAGCCTCCCCTGTCTCCTCCTGCCCTTCCTCATCTGCCTCTAATCTCCCTTATCAGCTATATGGCAAGCTACCAAAACTAAAGCAGAGTGGGGTCAGTGGGGGGTCCTCCACCAGCTTCAGTTACACGGCTAATGTTTCTGTTGTGGACGGTAGTGGCTTCTCCCGTAGTTTAGCTGATGGTGTGCTGCAGCTAAGGCCACGTATGAGTGTCAGCAGTGCAGGAGGCCAGAAGTCTACGCTTAGCATTCAGGCATTTGCAGACAGTGCTGCAGAGGAAGTGGCTCTGAAGTGTTCCTGCCGACTTAAGGCCATGATCATGTGCCAAGGCTGCGGTGCTTTCTGCCATGATGATTGCATTGGCCCCTCTAAACTCTGTGTGTCATGTCTGGTGGTCAGATAG